Proteins co-encoded in one Malus sylvestris chromosome 9, drMalSylv7.2, whole genome shotgun sequence genomic window:
- the LOC126583307 gene encoding malonyl-CoA:anthocyanidin 5-O-glucoside-6''-O-malonyltransferase-like isoform X3, whose translation MAEPSSIKVVEVCKVAPNPSSPDDQSLPLTFFDILWLRFPPIQRVFFFEIPSFNTSLFFDSILPKLKTSLSVTLQHFVPLAGNLTWPQDSPPIINYVKGNAVSLTIAESNADFYHLVSSNSFSVEAKEYHPLIPHLAVSHDQAEVLALQITAFPTGGFSIGSAVHHAVLDGKTSTMFIKSWAHICKHGGGGQGLSSPLLPSYDRMAIKDPAGLHAIFSKDWLRYGGSNNRTLMPLEFTGAGSLIRGSFEITRAKIESLRQSVMSMMAKEKQQAGHSVPVHLSTFSLTCAYTWVCLVKAEEIKTKKVLLVFNVDCRSRLDPPLPATYFGNCITPHGVIAETDDLMGEDGLFVALTAVSAAIKRFELYDAADFGWGRPRTIEFVSIDRTGAISLSDSKNGGGGVEIGLALKKLSMEAFASLFAEGLEQL comes from the exons ATGGCAGAACCAAGCTCAATCAAAGTAGTTGAGGTTTGCAAGGTAGCCCCAAATCCAAGCTCACCGGATGATCAGTCTCTTCCTCTAACCTTCTTTGATATCTTGTGGCTGAGGTTTCCACCAATTCAACGCGTTTTCTTCTTCGAAATACCCTCATTCAACACATCACTCTTCTTTGATTCCATACTTCCGAAGCTCAAAACCTCGCTCTCCGTCACCCTCCAACACTTTGTACCTCTAGCAGGAAATCTCACCTGGCCTCAAGACTCCCCTCCCATTATCAATTATGTCAAAGGCAACGCCGTTTCGCTCACAATAGCTGAGTCTAATGCTGATTTTTACCATCTAGTTTCAAGCAACAGCTTTAGCGTTGAGGCCAAAGAATACCATCCTCTTATACCCCACTTGGCGGTGTCTCATGACCAAGCTGAAGTGCTAGCATTGCAAATCACCGCATTTCCCACCGGCGGTTTTTCCATTGGATCAGCCGTGCACCATGCTGTCCTTGACGGCAAGACTTCAACCATGTTTATCAAATCATGGGCTCATATATGCAAACATGGAGGAGGAGGACAAGGACTGTCTTCGCCGTTGTTGCCAAGCTATGACAGAATGGCCATCAAAGACCCGGCAGGGCTCCACGCAATCTTCTCGAAGGACTGGCTAAGATACGGTGGCTCCAACAATAGAACCTTAATGCCTCTAGAGTTTACAGGTGCAGGAAGCTTGATTCGAGGTAGCTTCGAAATCACACGTGCCAAAATAGAATCCCTAAGACAATCAGTGATGTCTATGATGGCAAAGGAGAAGCAACAAGCTGGTCATTCAGTACCAGTTCATTTGTCAACGTTTTCGCTAACGTGTGCCTATACATGGGTTTGCTTAGTGAAGGCTGAGGAGATCAAAACAAAGAAAGTACTTCTCGTCTTTAACGTGGACTGCAGGTCTCGCTTAGACCCTCCTTTACCGGCAACATATTTTGGGAATTGCATTACACCCCATGGTGTAATTGCAGAAACAGACGACCTGATGGGAGAAGATGGGTTGTTCGTGGCCTTAACTGCGGTTAGTGCAGCTATAAAAAG GTTTGAGCTATATGATGCAGCTGATTTTGGATGGGGAAGACCAAGGACAATTGAATTCGTTTCGATAGATAGGACTGGAGCGATCTCTCTTTCAGATAGCAAGAACGGTGGAGGAGGTGTTGAGATTGGTTTGGCTTTGAAAAAACTTTCTATGGAGGCTTTTGCTTCTCTATTTGCTGAAGGACTTGAAcaactttga
- the LOC126583307 gene encoding phenolic glucoside malonyltransferase 2-like isoform X1, with amino-acid sequence MAEPSSIKVVEVCKVAPNPSSPDDQSLPLTFFDILWLRFPPIQRVFFFEIPSFNTSLFFDSILPKLKTSLSVTLQHFVPLAGNLTWPQDSPPIINYVKGNAVSLTIAESNADFYHLVSSNSFSVEAKEYHPLIPHLAVSHDQAEVLALQITAFPTGGFSIGSAVHHAVLDGKTSTMFIKSWAHICKHGGGGQGLSSPLLPSYDRMAIKDPAGLHAIFSKDWLRYGGSNNRTLMPLEFTGAGSLIRGSFEITRAKIESLRQSVMSMMAKEKQQAGHSVPVHLSTFSLTCAYTWVCLVKAEEIKTKKVLLVFNVDCRSRLDPPLPATYFGNCITPHGVIAETDDLMGEDGLFVALTAVSAAIKRLDTDGVLNGMETWIPTMFDAQTSTDRIFSVAGSPRFELYDAADFGWGRPRTIEFVSIDRTGAISLSDSKNGGGGVEIGLALKKLSMEAFASLFAEGLEQL; translated from the coding sequence ATGGCAGAACCAAGCTCAATCAAAGTAGTTGAGGTTTGCAAGGTAGCCCCAAATCCAAGCTCACCGGATGATCAGTCTCTTCCTCTAACCTTCTTTGATATCTTGTGGCTGAGGTTTCCACCAATTCAACGCGTTTTCTTCTTCGAAATACCCTCATTCAACACATCACTCTTCTTTGATTCCATACTTCCGAAGCTCAAAACCTCGCTCTCCGTCACCCTCCAACACTTTGTACCTCTAGCAGGAAATCTCACCTGGCCTCAAGACTCCCCTCCCATTATCAATTATGTCAAAGGCAACGCCGTTTCGCTCACAATAGCTGAGTCTAATGCTGATTTTTACCATCTAGTTTCAAGCAACAGCTTTAGCGTTGAGGCCAAAGAATACCATCCTCTTATACCCCACTTGGCGGTGTCTCATGACCAAGCTGAAGTGCTAGCATTGCAAATCACCGCATTTCCCACCGGCGGTTTTTCCATTGGATCAGCCGTGCACCATGCTGTCCTTGACGGCAAGACTTCAACCATGTTTATCAAATCATGGGCTCATATATGCAAACATGGAGGAGGAGGACAAGGACTGTCTTCGCCGTTGTTGCCAAGCTATGACAGAATGGCCATCAAAGACCCGGCAGGGCTCCACGCAATCTTCTCGAAGGACTGGCTAAGATACGGTGGCTCCAACAATAGAACCTTAATGCCTCTAGAGTTTACAGGTGCAGGAAGCTTGATTCGAGGTAGCTTCGAAATCACACGTGCCAAAATAGAATCCCTAAGACAATCAGTGATGTCTATGATGGCAAAGGAGAAGCAACAAGCTGGTCATTCAGTACCAGTTCATTTGTCAACGTTTTCGCTAACGTGTGCCTATACATGGGTTTGCTTAGTGAAGGCTGAGGAGATCAAAACAAAGAAAGTACTTCTCGTCTTTAACGTGGACTGCAGGTCTCGCTTAGACCCTCCTTTACCGGCAACATATTTTGGGAATTGCATTACACCCCATGGTGTAATTGCAGAAACAGACGACCTGATGGGAGAAGATGGGTTGTTCGTGGCCTTAACTGCGGTTAGTGCAGCTATAAAAAGGTTGGACACTGACGGTGTTTTGAACGGGATGGAGACTTGGATACCAACCATGTTTGATGCACAGACTAGTACTGATAGAATATTTTCTGTTGCTGGTTCGCCTAGGTTTGAGCTATATGATGCAGCTGATTTTGGATGGGGAAGACCAAGGACAATTGAATTCGTTTCGATAGATAGGACTGGAGCGATCTCTCTTTCAGATAGCAAGAACGGTGGAGGAGGTGTTGAGATTGGTTTGGCTTTGAAAAAACTTTCTATGGAGGCTTTTGCTTCTCTATTTGCTGAAGGACTTGAAcaactttga
- the LOC126634300 gene encoding phenolic glucoside malonyltransferase 1-like: protein MAYTNSVKVVEACRVAPHPTSPDSTALPTSLPLTFFDIRWLRFQPVQRLYFYQISTSFDTKLLFSKLKTSLSITLQHFLPLAGNLTWPQESPKPTLNYVEGDAVSLTVAETDADFYRLSSDNDFLEAQEYHPLVPQLPVSHEKAAIMALQVTIFPNKGFSIGTTMHHAVLDGKSSTTFVKSWAHICKHIGEGEGQVHLSSSVSLPDELRQFYDRRVVTDPAELGTLFVNQYLNLGGPNNRSLKIWETKVPPGSIRGTFKFTRKDIESLRQLMRTKAGEKKQEDVHVSTFTLACAYTWVCIVKAEEIKGETTRMVFMADCRPRLDPPLPTNYFGNCTAGCVPVVETKGLFGEDGLVVAVYAIREAIRKLEKGVLDGAENWVSRVVTVTSGRMISIAGSHRFRVYDTDFGWGRPKKVEIVSIDRNRAISFSDPKSDAGVVDVGLVLEKHHMEVFASLFYKDLKRNIC, encoded by the coding sequence ATGGCATACACAAACTCAGTGAAAGTAGTTGAAGCTTGCAGGGTGGCTCCTCATCCAACCTCGCCAGATTCAACCGCCTTGCCGACCTCCCTTCCTCTTACCTTCTTTGACATACGTTGGCTAAGGTTCCAACCGGTCCAGCGCCTTTATTTCTACCAAATTTCTACTTCCTTTGATACCAAACTTCTCTTCTCCAAACTCAAAACCTCACTCTCTATAACCCTGCAACACTTTCTACCTCTAGCAGGAAACCTCACTTGGCCGCAAGAATCCCCCAAACCCACCCTCAATTATGTTGAAGGCGATGCAGTTTCACTCACAGTAGCGGAGACTGATGCTGATTTCTACCGTCTTTCAAGCGACAATGACTTTCTTGAAGCCCAAGAATACCATCCTCTTGTTCCCCAACTGCCAGTTTCTCATGAAAAAGCCGCGATCATGGCATTGCAAGTCACCATCTTTCCAAATAAGGGCTTTTCCATTGGAACAACCATGCACCATGCAGTCCTCGACGGCAAGTCTTCAACCACGTTTGTAAAATCATGGGCTCACATATGCAAACATATCGGAGAAGGAGAGGGACAAGTACATCTGTCCTCATCTGTTTCGCTACCGGATGAGCTGAGACAGTTTTATGACAGAAGGGTTGTTACTGACCCAGCTGAGCTCGGAACTCTCTTTGTGAACCAGTATCTAAACTTGGGTGGTCCCAACAACAGAAGCTTAAAGATTTGGGAAACTAAAGTGCCGCCAGGCTCGATCCGAGGCACCTTCAAATTCACACGAAAAGATATCGAATCGCTGAGGCAACTGATGAGGACCAAAGCTGGAGAGAAGAAACAAGAAGATGTTCATGTGTCAACTTTCACTCTAGCATGTGCCTATACATGGGTTTGCATTGTCAAGGCGGAGGAAATAAAAGGTGAGACAACACGTATGGTCTTTATGGCCGACTGCAGGCCTCGCCTAGACCCTCCTCTACCCACAAATTACTTCGGGAACTGCACAGCGGGATGTGTACCAGTTGTAGAAACAAAAGGGCTTTTTGGAGAAGACGGGCTGGTTGTGGCGGTATATGCAATCCGTGAAGCTATAAGAAAGTTGGAGAAGGGGGTTTTGGATGGAGCGGAAAATTGGGTTTCGAGAGTGGTTACTGTGACTTCTGGGAGAATGATAAGCATTGCCGGTTCACATCGGTTTAGGGTTTATGATACTGACTTTGGATGGGGAAGACCAAAGAAGGTTGAGATTGTTTCCATTGATAGAAACAGAGCTATCTCATTTTCAGACCCCAAGAGTGATGCTGGGGTTGTTGACGTTGGATTGGTTTTGGAAAAACATCATATGGAGGTTTTTGCTTCTCTGTTTTATAAAGATCTTAAAAGAAATATTTGTTAA